A window from Littorina saxatilis isolate snail1 linkage group LG9, US_GU_Lsax_2.0, whole genome shotgun sequence encodes these proteins:
- the LOC138976116 gene encoding nucleolar complex protein 4 homolog isoform X2, whose amino-acid sequence MTKKEDDASVAIVAVRALQQIFARLLSVGEMVIDTMPDKEEDLTKGEKVSVWLREQYKTACDALVEKLDNADAKLQEASLVALLKFVEQEGQRPLDKPAAGQLSFPYTLLQSVVEKLLSKTDNMEALILRLSEVMEHDDVRFFLMKAIKQELGKTPTKDRNEVFLSNVLCALENLEFPESDGSEPLTKFLAVSDDNVSQPKLSSLAEQKKSFTACWMEFLRSELTSGLYRRVLTKLDEKVVPFLSSPLVLADFLTQSYDVGGAISLLALNGIFILIHRYNLDYPDFYKKFYTLFEPQIFQAKYKARFFHLADLFLSSTHLPSYLVASFVKRIARLALSAPPAGARLCVVFVYNLMVRHPSCAVLAHHPDYTCNTDPFLMEEQDPAKTKAMDSSLWEIKTLQSHFSPEVAQEAMKINHPVTQEQKLADFLEVSTEQMMEHAMKKKPTQEVPINHEKPKGLFDKNIQRFFTLV is encoded by the exons GAGGATGACGCATCAGTTGCCATTGTCGCTGTCCGGGCCTTGCAACAGATCTTTGCTCGGTTGCTGTCGGTTGGGGAAATGGTCATTGACACAATGCCCGACAAAGAAGAAG ATTTGACAAAGGGGGAAAAAGTGTCTGTGTGGCTGCGAGAGCAGTACAAGACTGCTTGTGATGCCTTGGTGGAAAAACTAGACAACGCTGATGCTAAGCTGCAG GAAGCATCCCTGGTGGCCTTGCTGAAGTTTGTGGAGCAGGAAGGTCAGAGACCACTGGACAAGCCTGCTGCTGGACAGCTCAGCTTCCCTTACACACTGCTACAG TCAGTTGTGGAGAAGTTGTTGTCGAAGACAGACAACATGGAAGCCTTGATTCTGAGACTGAGTGAGGTGATGGAGCATGATGACGTGCGCTTCTTTCTCATGAAGGCAATCAAACAAGAGCTGGGAAAAACGCCCACAAAG GACAGAAATGAAGTGTTTCTGAGCAATGTGCTGTGCGCCCTGGAAAATCTGGAGTTCCCTGAATCTGATGGCAGTGAACCTCTCACAAAGTTCCTGGCTGTCTCGG ATGATAACGTGTCACAGCCCAAGTTGTCCTCCCTGGCAGAGCAAAAGAAGAGCTTCACTGCTTGCTGGATGGAGTTCCTCAGGTCAGAG CTAACATCAGGGTTGTATCGACGTGTGCTGACCAAGCTGGATGAGAAGGTAGTGCCCTTCCTGTCCAGTCCTCTGGTCCTGGCCGACTTCCTCACGCAGTCCTACGACGTTG GTGGTGCCATCAGCCTCTTGGCTCTCAACGGGATCTTCATTCTCATTCACAGATATAACCT AGATTATCCCGATTTCTACAAGAAGTTCTACACACTGTTTGAGCCACAGATCTTCCAGGCGAAATACAAAGCACGCTTCTTCCACCTGGCtgatctctttctttcttccac ACATTTACCCAGCTACCTGGTGGCTTCCTTCGTCAAGAGAATCGCTCGTTTGGCTCTCAGTGCGCCCCCTGCTGGGGCCCGGCTGTGTGTTGTCTTTGTGTATAACCTGATGGTACGTCATCCCAGCTGCGCTGTTTTGGCGCATCACCCAGACTACACGTGTAACACAGACCCTTTCCTGATGGAGGAACAAGACCCTGCCAAGACAAAAGCTATGGACAGCAGTTTGTGGGAAATCAAG ACACTACAGAGTCACTTTTCTCCCGAAGTGGCGCAGGAAGCCATGAAGATCAACCACCCCGTCACACAGGAACAAAAGCTAGCAGACTTCCTGGAAGTCTCCACAGAACAG ATGATGGAACATGCCATGAAGAAGAAACCAACACAAGAGGTGCCCATCAATCACGAAAAACCCAAAGGACTCTTTGACAAAAATATACAGCGCTTCTTTACATTAGTTTGA
- the LOC138976116 gene encoding nucleolar complex protein 4 homolog isoform X1, producing MTVESTKIIMKSNKDKISEIKLKTKKCLDDKKGVNAIIDILCYSQEDDASVAIVAVRALQQIFARLLSVGEMVIDTMPDKEEDLTKGEKVSVWLREQYKTACDALVEKLDNADAKLQEASLVALLKFVEQEGQRPLDKPAAGQLSFPYTLLQSVVEKLLSKTDNMEALILRLSEVMEHDDVRFFLMKAIKQELGKTPTKDRNEVFLSNVLCALENLEFPESDGSEPLTKFLAVSDDNVSQPKLSSLAEQKKSFTACWMEFLRSELTSGLYRRVLTKLDEKVVPFLSSPLVLADFLTQSYDVGGAISLLALNGIFILIHRYNLDYPDFYKKFYTLFEPQIFQAKYKARFFHLADLFLSSTHLPSYLVASFVKRIARLALSAPPAGARLCVVFVYNLMVRHPSCAVLAHHPDYTCNTDPFLMEEQDPAKTKAMDSSLWEIKTLQSHFSPEVAQEAMKINHPVTQEQKLADFLEVSTEQMMEHAMKKKPTQEVPINHEKPKGLFDKNIQRFFTLV from the exons GAGGATGACGCATCAGTTGCCATTGTCGCTGTCCGGGCCTTGCAACAGATCTTTGCTCGGTTGCTGTCGGTTGGGGAAATGGTCATTGACACAATGCCCGACAAAGAAGAAG ATTTGACAAAGGGGGAAAAAGTGTCTGTGTGGCTGCGAGAGCAGTACAAGACTGCTTGTGATGCCTTGGTGGAAAAACTAGACAACGCTGATGCTAAGCTGCAG GAAGCATCCCTGGTGGCCTTGCTGAAGTTTGTGGAGCAGGAAGGTCAGAGACCACTGGACAAGCCTGCTGCTGGACAGCTCAGCTTCCCTTACACACTGCTACAG TCAGTTGTGGAGAAGTTGTTGTCGAAGACAGACAACATGGAAGCCTTGATTCTGAGACTGAGTGAGGTGATGGAGCATGATGACGTGCGCTTCTTTCTCATGAAGGCAATCAAACAAGAGCTGGGAAAAACGCCCACAAAG GACAGAAATGAAGTGTTTCTGAGCAATGTGCTGTGCGCCCTGGAAAATCTGGAGTTCCCTGAATCTGATGGCAGTGAACCTCTCACAAAGTTCCTGGCTGTCTCGG ATGATAACGTGTCACAGCCCAAGTTGTCCTCCCTGGCAGAGCAAAAGAAGAGCTTCACTGCTTGCTGGATGGAGTTCCTCAGGTCAGAG CTAACATCAGGGTTGTATCGACGTGTGCTGACCAAGCTGGATGAGAAGGTAGTGCCCTTCCTGTCCAGTCCTCTGGTCCTGGCCGACTTCCTCACGCAGTCCTACGACGTTG GTGGTGCCATCAGCCTCTTGGCTCTCAACGGGATCTTCATTCTCATTCACAGATATAACCT AGATTATCCCGATTTCTACAAGAAGTTCTACACACTGTTTGAGCCACAGATCTTCCAGGCGAAATACAAAGCACGCTTCTTCCACCTGGCtgatctctttctttcttccac ACATTTACCCAGCTACCTGGTGGCTTCCTTCGTCAAGAGAATCGCTCGTTTGGCTCTCAGTGCGCCCCCTGCTGGGGCCCGGCTGTGTGTTGTCTTTGTGTATAACCTGATGGTACGTCATCCCAGCTGCGCTGTTTTGGCGCATCACCCAGACTACACGTGTAACACAGACCCTTTCCTGATGGAGGAACAAGACCCTGCCAAGACAAAAGCTATGGACAGCAGTTTGTGGGAAATCAAG ACACTACAGAGTCACTTTTCTCCCGAAGTGGCGCAGGAAGCCATGAAGATCAACCACCCCGTCACACAGGAACAAAAGCTAGCAGACTTCCTGGAAGTCTCCACAGAACAG ATGATGGAACATGCCATGAAGAAGAAACCAACACAAGAGGTGCCCATCAATCACGAAAAACCCAAAGGACTCTTTGACAAAAATATACAGCGCTTCTTTACATTAGTTTGA